In Aspergillus nidulans FGSC A4 chromosome II, a single window of DNA contains:
- a CDS encoding putative quinol monooxygenase (transcript_id=CADANIAT00004273), which yields MSRIVTEIVNIPFTQETDVDSVIPKTVAVISKQEGFRRLKWGRWEEDQTKVQMMINWDDISFHQKFIDSPHYPDLLGLLEGLVTGPPSIIHVHFDENSINRIVDGPVAELTTFYAIGEGFEETVEELLSVEKESEGCLGYVRGDVVEEIAVSEGEAKGKGHYVATSWTSLQARLDAAKRDKVKDGFSVVASKVGGYEVHDVKFQ from the exons ATGTCTCGAATCGTCACTGAAATCGTCAATATTCCATTTACTCAGGAAACGGACGTTGACTCGGTCATACCGAAGACAGTCGCCGTAATTTCCAAACAGGAAGGATTCCGCCGTCTAAAATGGGGCCGatgggaagaagatcaaaCCAAAGTCCAGATGATGATCA ACTGGGATGACATATCCTTCCATCAGAAGTTCATCGACAGCCCGCACTACCCCGACCTTCTCGGCTTACTGGAGGGACTGGTCACGGGGCCGCCATCGATTATTCACGTGCATTTTGACGAAAATTCTATCAATAGAATTGTTGATGGTCCTGTTGCTGAACTGACAACTTTTTATGCTATCGGCGAGGGCTTTGAGGAGACTGTTGAGGAATTATTGAGTGTTGAGAAAGAGTCAGAGGGTTGCCTCGGGTATGTTAGAGGTGATGTAGTGGAAGAGATCGCGGTTAGTGAAGGGGAGGCGAAGGGGAAGGGGCATTATGTGGCTACCTCGTGGACTTCGTTGCAGGCACGATTGGATGCGGCCAAGAGGGATAAGGTTAAGGATGGTTTTTCGGTTGTTGCTAGTAAGGTCGGGGGTTATGAGGTACATGATGTCAAGTTCCAGTAG
- a CDS encoding uncharacterized protein (transcript_id=CADANIAT00004272), translating to MDLVLTQRPGIRNHSLSLDIQVTPPGNQNQSSASTFASYATGENIEGVISITSQRDLGFDYLHIAFVGEESTTIPSCTPDKAQHRFLKLVQYIDDSSLPSPKVFKAGRKYEFSFSFEVPDYLPSSSCRHSANPLVKAAHLHPPPSCGDASIAGFGGKLRDDFAPAACKVIYSINAKLERLDPTFGALQMIEEKRLKVRIKPAVGDVPLPDLLPMDGLSNEYSLNHEQAIHCGSSKSKSPVIGRLAITLEQPDCFYHPLRDPISLISKAVRLFLVYSPSSSDSTIPPPQLKSLRAHITATTIYTTKLDSTAHPVPRKRDFFNRPVNFRDAELPLSSIPSSPQLRWTKDQTGSYTGTLLVPVTLPKDKSFIPTFHSCLITRVYSLGFQLTVQGASEPFRLKAPMQIAAERDPAVLPSYNASLGIVEMG from the exons ATGGACCTTGTCCTTACTCAGAGGCCGGGTATCCGCAACCACTCACTTTCTTTGGATATTCAAGTTACACCACCAGGAAATCAGAATCAATCGTCTGCTTCAACGTTCGCCTCGTATGCAACGGGCGAAAATATTGAGGGAGTCATCTCGATCACGTCACAGCGCGATCTCGGTTTCGACTATCTACATATCGCGTTTGTTG GAGAGGAAAGTACAACCATCCCCAGTTGCACTCCCGACAAGGCACAGCATCGGTTTCTAAAGCTTGTTCAATATATTGACGACTCGAGTCTTCCGAGTCCCAAGGTCTTTAAAGCTGGGCGTAAATATGAGTTCTCGTTCAGTTTCGAAGTCCCAGACTAtcttccttcatcttcctgcCGCCATTCCGCCAACCCCCTAGTCAAGGCGGCTCATCTCCACCCGCCTCCAAGCTGCGGCGATGCCAGTATAGCTGGGTTTGGCGGTAAACTGCGGGATGACTTTGCGCCGGCAGCATGCAAGGTCATATACTCCATCAATGCCAAGCTTGAGCGACTTGATCCGACTTTTGGAGCCCTGCAGATGATAGAAGAAAAGCGGCTCAAAGTGCGAATCAAGCCGGCTGTTGGCGATGTGCCTCTCCCGGATTTACTGCCCATGGACGGTCTCAGCAATGAGTACAGTCTAAATCATGAACAGGCCATCCATTGCGGTAGTTCCAAATCCAAGTCCCCGGTGATCGGCCGCCTAGCCATTACATTAGAACAGCCCGACTGCTTTTACCATCCTTTACGAGACCCAATCAGCTTGATCAGCAAAGCAGTACGGCTGTTCCTCGTATACTCGCCTTCGAGTAGTGACTCAACTATTCCACCTCCCCAGCTCAAATCCCTCCGCGCCCACATCACGGCAACAACGATATACACCACAAAGCTAGACAGCACCGCCCACCCTGTTCCTAGAAAGAGAGACTTCTTTAACCGCCCGGTCAATTTTCGCGACGCCGAGCTCCCGCTCTCGTcgattccttcttcgccgcagCTACGCTGGACCAAGGACCAGACTGGCAGCTATACGGGGACACTGCTGGTACCGGTGACGCTGCCCAAGGACAAAAGTTTTATTCCAACATTTCATTCTTGCCTGATTACGAGAGTGTATAGCCTTGGTTTTCAGCTCACTGTACAGGGTGCCTCAGAGCCCTTTAGACTGAAGGCACCCATGCAGATCGCTGCGGAGAGAGATCCGGCCGTTCTGCCGTCGTACAATGCGTCGTTGGGGATTGTTGAAATGGGATGA
- a CDS encoding uncharacterized protein (transcript_id=CADANIAT00004270) codes for MYAHSTTRSTRNSSTPYCINTWLFNEYGMDPFPHNEVMSGPLRHPLPVKVPASRSPLWLTHMRYFASVGFPDVLELGLCVVSLGNSSLVYEAGVFKDHDEQVKILKGSLLRPFLWNGWYFGGIFTSALEQSASI; via the exons ATGTACGCGCACTCAACAACACGGTCTACGCGCAACTCTTCGACTCCATACTGTATCAACACCTGGCTCTTCAATGAGTACGGCATGGATCCGTTTCCCCACAACGAGGTCATGAGCGGTCCGCTGCGGCATCCGCTTCCGGTGAAGGTCCCTGCAAGCAGGTCGCCCTTATGGTTAACTCATATGCGATACTTCGCCTCAGTCGGGTTTCCGgatgtgctggagctggggctCTGCGTCGTCAGCTTAGGAAATTCAAGCCTTGTCTATGAGGCCGGAGTGTTTAAGGACCATGATGAACAGGTCAAG ATACTCAAAGGGTCTCTGCTCCGCCCCTTTCTTTGGAATGGGTGGTATTTTGGGGGCATCTTCACTAGTGCCCTCGAGCAGAGTGCTTCCATATGA
- a CDS encoding mitochondrial 54S ribosomal protein MRPL1 (transcript_id=CADANIAT00004275) yields the protein MSSFSALMPTGARALLSICRPSIRQGSMAAPLFFGYQQAQARGAATARNKQAAERRKRDKAAKSAKSKKGPREFKQKDLKDVEQFALCDAMRYLRAFEVGREPAVSKYEVHIRLKTRRDGPVIRNMIRFPHSVQTESRICVICPPGSKHAKDALAAGAVLVGEDEVFEVVKSGRIEFDRCLAHPDSMPALAKAGLGRILGPRGLMPSAKTGTVVEDVAARVEMLRGGTVYRERDAVVRLPIGQLGFSPEQLRDNLRVTIDQVKKDAASLNDRITKEIYEVVLSSTHGPGFSLNGEFKTENSVDPALLTGP from the exons ATGTCCTCATTCAGCGCGCTGATGCCCACCGGGGCGAGGGCATTACTGTCAATATGTCGGCCTTCCATTCGACAGGGGTCAATGGCGGCGCCCCTGTTTTTCGGGTATCaacaggctcaggctcgGGGAGCCGCGACTGCGAGGAACAAGCAGGCAGCGGAGCGAAGGAAGAGAGATAAGGCTGCTAAGTCTGCAAAGAGTAAAAAGGGCCCTCGTGAGTTCAAACAGAAGGACCTGAAAGATGTGGAGCAGTTCGCACTCTGTGATGCGATGAG GTACCTTCGAGCATTCGAAGTCGGGCGGGAGCCAGCGGTATCCAAATATGAAGTTCACATCCGACTGAAAACCCGGCGAGACGGCCCTGTCATCCGCAACATGATCCGATTCCCTCACTCCGTCCAAACCGAATCACGAATTTGCGTGATCTGTCCGCCTGGCTCAAAACATGCGAAGGACGCACTTGCAGCAGGAGCGGTGCTAGTGGGAGAGGATGAAGTATTTGAAGTCGTGAAGAGCGGAAGGATTGAATTCGATCGTTGCCTTGCTCATCCGGACAGTATGCCCGCGTTAGCTaaggctgggctgggaaGGATTCTCGGTCCCCGGGGTCTGATGCCTAGTGCGAAGACCGGTACCGTTGTCGAAGATGTGGCTGCTCGTGTCGAAATGCTTCGTGGAGGTACGGTGTACAGGGAGCGTGACGCTGTGGTCCGTCTCCCCATCGGCCAGCTGGGATTTTCTCCAGAGCAACTACGGGACAACCTTCGTGTTACCATTGATCAAGTGAAAAAGGATGCTGCTAGCCTCAACGACCGAATCACAAAAGAAATCTACGAAGTT GTGCTGAGCTCAACCCACGGTCCTGGCTTCAGTCTGAATGGAGAGTTCAAGACCGAGAACTCTGTGGATCCTGCCTTGTTGACCGGTCCGTAA
- a CDS encoding protein trxB (transcript_id=CADANIAT00004268), with protein MLLSRLLPLALSLAGTTLSAVIPETDYDVIVVGGGPAGLSVLSGLARVRRKAVVFDSGHYRNDPTREMHDVIGNDGTPPAVFRAAARSQISNYSTASFIDNEITSIVPVNNTNLTTFFRATDSTGAEYTARKVVLATGVVDILPSTPGLIEGFGKGIFWCPWCDGYEHRDQPFGILGTLPHIVSSVLEISTLNSDIIAFVNGSYTDEYVSALEEDYPDWQAQMAAYNVSIDNRTITSFERMQDGGENRNDVGQQFDIFRVHFTEGEPVVRNAFLTNFETAQRSSLPYDLGLVMKDGKIDTSINPGMRTSRAGVFAVGDANSDGSTNVPHAMFSGKRAAVFGHVELAREEMAAAISKRSLSTRALHKEAERAMGNELETLWEKVNA; from the exons ATGCTCCTCTCACGCCTCCTCCCTCTCGCCCTATCCCTAGCGGGCACGACTCTCTCCGCCGTAATCCCAGAGACAGACTACGATGTCATTGTTGTCGGCGGTGGTCCGGCAGGTCTCAGCGTGCTGAGCGGCCTCGCTCGTGTTCGACGGAAGGCAGTCGTCTTTGACTCGGGTCACTACCGCAATGATCCCACGCGGGAGATGCACGATGTCATTGGAAACGACG GGACACCACCCGCAGTCTTTCGTGCCGCTGCCCGCTCGCAGATTTCCAATTACAGCACAGCCTCCTTCATCGACAACGAAATCACCTCAATCGTCCCTGTAAACAACACGAACCTGACGACTTTCTTCCGCGCAACGGACAGCACAGGCGCCGAGTACACGGCTCGCAAAGTCGTGCTCGCTACGGGCGTCGTCGATATCCTGCCCTCGACTCCCGGTCTGATCGAGGGTTTCGGAAAGGGCATCTTCTGGTGTCCCTGGTGTGACGGATACGAGCACCGCGACCAGCCTTTTGGGATCCTCGGAACTCTCCCGCATATCGTGTCCAGCGTACTTGAGATCTCGACACTGAATAGCGATATTATTGCGTTTGTGAATGGCTCGTACACGGATGAGTATGTCTCGGCTCTGGAGGAAGACTACCCCGACTGGCAGGCACAGATGGCCGCGTACAATGTCTCGATCGATAACAGAACAATCACCTCCTTCGAGCGCATGCAAGACGGTGGTGAGAACCGGAATGACGTTGGCCAGCAATTCGATATCTTCCGTGTGCATTTCACAGAGGGCGAGCCCGTTGTGCGGAACGCATTCCTGACGAACTTTGAGACGGCGCAGCGGTCGAGTCTTCCCTATGATCTTGggctggtgatgaaggaTGGAAAAATCGATACGAGTATCAACCCCGGCATGAGGACTAGTCGTGCGGGTGTTTTTGCTGTCGGCGATGCGAATTCCGATGGGAGCACGAATGTGCCGCATGCTATGTTTAGTGGGAAGCGTGCAGCTGTCTTTGGACATG TTGAACTGGCTCGAGAGGAGATGGCTGCTGCCATATCAAAGCGTTCCCTGTCAACAAGGGCACTCcacaaggaagctgagaggGCGATGGGTAATGAATTGGAGACACTGTGGGAGAAGGTTAATGCTTAA
- a CDS encoding uncharacterized protein (transcript_id=CADANIAT00004271) has protein sequence MASGIEVAGLTLSILPLLIDQINGYVRGIEKNTAFRSYRRELKGCSVGLSTQQTILLNTLKQALEGVVDDVDQIQPTQTLNIRKSLKLVSRAVYNDLLYKIGETNTILQTLIDQSAHREDTRKSRRPWSYLLKRYRKALKHAEGLFMAIIRGNCWRCRCKEQHCVHLQLQTNPLQSTDEYFHCKVDDNSQFRIAFSNTDSAEAKVQFDIPVVGEARPSKLNNEALSAPLIQDFCSYLCAAEPHIRQRESMGSISNELGNFVKCKMHTVKMLPKPVTEKPLSEVLSQISRRDRLYVAAGLACGVTQFCGNWLKPWWNSLDVHLAAVGDGTNVLLDNLYLSWAVSAMETNQGPRGDDMCSGFGNNQLLALGLALVELPLGTSLQQLLALQEENQDTLVAKLKSASWLVKLVYMESGTNYADAVDSCLYWSALCVERSFEEPVIYSIISFLRC, from the exons ATGGCGTCCGGTATCGAGGTTGCCGGGCTAACCCTCTCGATTTTGCCGCTGCTAATTGACCAGATCAATGGCTACGTCCGCGGTATAGAGAAAAACACGGCCTTCAGAAGCTACCGACGGGAGCTGAAAGGCTGTTCAGTCGGCCTCAGCACTCAGCAGACCATTCTGCTGAACACATTGAAGCAAGCCTTGGAGGGTGTGGTGGATGACGTGGATCAG ATACAACCTACTCAGACTTTGAACATACGGAAATCGCTGAAACTCGTCAGCAGAGCGGTTTACAATGACCTCCTTTACAAGATCGGTGAAACCAATACAATCCTCCAGACGCTTATCGACCAATCTGCTCATCGGGAAGATACCAGGAAGAGCCGACGGCCCTGGAGCTACCTTCTGAAGCGCTATCGAAAAGCCCTCAAGCATGCAGAGGGGCTGTTTATGGCAATCATTAGAGGAAACTGCTGGCGCTGTCGGTGCAAGGAGCAGCATTGCGtccacctccagctgcaAACAAACCCCTTGCAGAGCACTGATGAATACTTCCACTGCAAGGTGGATGACAACTCCCAGTTCCGAATTGCCTTTTCCAACACGGATAGCGCAG AAGCCAAGGTCCAGTTTGACATTCCTGTTGTGGGCGAAGCACGACCATCGAAGCTGAACAATGAAGCTCTATCGGCTCCATTAATCCAGGACTTTTGTTCGTATCTTTGTGCCGCCGAACCTCACATCAGGCAACGAGAAAGTATGGGCTCGATTTCGAATGAGCTAGGCAACTTTGTCAAGTGCAAGATGCATACCGTAAAGATGCTTCCAAAGCCTGTTACAGAGAAACCTCTCAGCGAGGTATTGTCCCAAATCAGTCGGCGGGACCGTCTttatgttgctgctggtctaGCATGCGGGGTGACCCAGTTCTGTGGTAATTGGTTGAAGCCCTGGTGGAACAGCTTAGATGTGCATTTAGCCGCCGTTGGCGATGGTACTAATGTGCTATTGGACAATCTGTACCTCTCATGGGCTGTATCGGCCATGGAAACAAACCAAGGACCTCGCGGTGATGATATGTGTTCTGGATTTGGGAACAATCAGTTATTGGCACTAGGGCTGGCTCTGGTGGAACTGCCCCTTGGGACATCCCTGCAGCAGTTGTTGGCCCTGCAAGAGGAGAATCAAGATACGCTGGTGGCAAAACTCAAGTCTGCATCATGGCTTGTCAAATTGGTGTACATGGAGAGTGGGACAAACTatgcagatgcagtggaTAGCTGCTTATATTGGTCTGCTTTGTGTGTCGAGAGAAGTTTCGAGGAGCCGGTCATCTACAGTATTATTTCATTTCTCCGTTGCTGA
- a CDS encoding putative plasma membrane H(+)ATPase (transcript_id=CADANIAT00004269), which yields MLTGDALAIAKETCKMLALGTKVYNSDKLIHGGLSGAMAGDLVEKADGFAEVFPEHKYQVVQMLQERGHLTAMTGDGVNDAPSLKKADCGIAVEGASEAAQSAADIVFLEPGLSTIIDSIKMARQIFQRMKAYIQYRIALCLHLEIYLVTSMIIINESIRVELVVFLALFADLATVAVAYDNASSVDG from the exons ATGCTCACAGGCGATGCCTTGGCAATTGCTAAAGAGACGTGCAAAATGCTCGCCTTGGGTACGAAGGTATACAACTCGGATAAGTTGATCCACGGCGGTCTCAGTGGAGCCATGGCTGGTGATTTGGTTGAGAAAGCGGATGGCTTTGCAGAGGTGTTCCCAGAGCACAAATATCAGGTGGTCCAGATGCTTCAAGAACGCGGCCATCTTACTGCAATGACTGGCGATGGAGTCAACGACGCACCGTCCTTAAAGAAGGCAGATTGCGGTATTGCTGTTGAAGGAGCATCTGAGGCGGCCCAATCAGCAGCGGACATCGTCTTTTTAGAGCCTGGCTTGTCAACGATCATTGACTCTATTAAGATGGCACGGCAGATTTTCCAGCGGATGAAGGCATATATCCAGTACCGCATTGCTCTTTGCCTGCATTTGGAAATCTACCTGGTGACATCaatgatcatcatcaatgaAAGTATTCGTGTCGAACTCGTTGTCTTCCTAGCCCTCTTCGCCGATCTGGCAACTGTTGCAGTGGCCTATGATAACGCCTC CTCGGTTGACGGTTGA
- a CDS encoding uncharacterized protein (transcript_id=CADANIAT00004267) produces the protein MAFFRRIFGAVAGFAVLQSVYAGLDLSSNSTVVVYWGKLDILWSLDNMHGVSVCAEKGYCADSNIDVIVLAFLMTINGPGGAPEIDFSISSQGCTTFNGTNLKNCPEIGEDITKCQAAGKTILLSIGGATYSEGGFDSATAANAGADLLWATFGPDQNDTKIHRPFGSAVIDGFDFDFEAAVTNTGVFATRLRALADADTSKKYYLTAAPQCPYPDAAGKDILNTNSSAAIDAVFVQFYNNYCGVNAYTPARNTPAGARSKAGYKLRAREDRYGRPHRNSGSGNQAAASNFNFDVWDNWALTQSKNKNVRVFLGVPANTGAASTGYLPIASLEPVISYSKGFESFGGVMMWDVSQAYGNPGFLDGVAKALGKGLTAHAPVQESPQQQQQPAIDEAQPPSAQQAQDANESVDTSPLQQQQQNAGGEGQTPTQLGQDVNESLETSPPLQQQQEAGDEGQAPAQQSQVAYESVDASPPLQSPPLQQQQNADDEGQTSAQQSQGGDAPVTTSPPLQQEGAIPAALQETTEAGEQQLNQDQADDQDRPLNLLPSIFDPDDDLDWIQI, from the exons ATGGCTTTCTTCAGGAGAATATTCGGTGCGGTAGCTGGATTTGCTGTGCTGCAGTCTGTCTATGCTGGGCTTGATCTGAGCTCAAATTCCACAGTTGTGGTATACTGGGGTAAGTTGGATATCCTCTGGTCTCTAGATAATATGCA TGGTGTGAGTGTTTGTGCTGAGAAAGGCTACTGTGCAGATTCCAACATCGATGTCATAGTCCTCGCCTTCCTGATGACTATCAATGGACCCGGCGGTGCACCGGAAATCGACTTCTCAATATCATCTCAAGGGTGCACGACGTTCAACGGGACGAACTTGAAAAACTGTCCTGAGATCGG CGAGGACATAACGAAATGTCAAGCCGCCGGCAAGACaatcctcctctccatcggCGGCGCAACCTATAGTGAGGGCGGGTTCGACTCTGCAACCGCGGCCAACGCAGGGGCGGACCTTCTCTGGGCGACGTTCGGCCCAGACCAGAATGATACGAAAATTCATCGGCCCTTCGGAAGTGCCGTCATCGACGGGTTCGATTTTGACTTTGAAGCTGCAGTCACAAACACTGGGGTGTTCGCAACGAGACTGCGCGCCCTCGCGGACGCGGACACTTCGAAGAAATACTATCTAACCGCGGCACCGCAATGTCCCTACCCTGATGCTGCAGGCAAAGACATTCTGAACACAAACAGTTCTGCCGCGATTGACGCGGTTTTTGTACAATTCTATAACAACTACTGCGGCGTAAACGCCTACACTCCCGCTCGAAACACGCCTGCTGGCGCCCGATCCAAAGCCGGATACAAGCTTAGGGCTCGAGAAGATCGGTACGGCCGTCCGCATCGCAACTCAGGCTCGGGTAACCAAGCTGCGGCGAGTAACTTTAACTTCGACGTGTGGGACAATTGGGCTCTTAcgcagagcaagaacaaaaacGTGCGCGTGTTCCTGGGCGTGCCGGCTAATACGGGCGCAGCAAGCACGGGGTACCTGCCCATTGCGAGTCTGGAGCCGGTAATTAGCTACAGTAAGGGGTTTGAGAGTTTCGGAGGGGTCATGATGTGGGATGTTTCGCAGGCGTATGGAAATCCGGGGTTTCTAGACGGGGTTGCTAAAGCGCTAGGAAAGGGCCTGACCGCGCATGCTCCTGTGCAGGAatctccgcagcagcaacagcagcccGCAATTGATGAAGCGCAACCACCTTCGGCACAGCAGGCCCAGGATGCCAATGAGTCAGTGGATACAAGTCCCCtacagcagcaacagcagaacGCAGGTGGCGAAGGGCAAACTCCAACACAGCTGGGCCAGGATGTCAACGAGTCATTGGAAACAAGTCCTccgctgcagcaacagcaggaagCAGGTGACGAAGGGCAAGCTCCAGCACAGCAAAGTCAAGTTGCCTATGAGTCAGTGGATGCAAGTCCCCCGCTGCAAAGTCCCccgctgcagcaacagcagaacGCAGATGACGAGGGGCAAACTTCAGCACAGCAAAGTCAGGGTGGAGATGCGCCTGTAACTACGAGTCCCCCGCTGCAACAAGAAGGAGCAATACCGGCCGCTCTGCAGGAGACGACAGAGGCGGGAGAGCAGCAGCTGAACCAAGATCAGGCGGACGATCAGGATCGGCCCTTGAACCTTCTTCCTTCGATTTTCGACCCGGACGACGATCTGGACTGGATTCAGATCTGA
- a CDS encoding glutamate--tRNA ligase GUS1 (transcript_id=CADANIAT00004274): MSQFQLTLATKANQAALLPILLVATSVNEARPAPVITINYEDATVLPRGDKEIVEFTAANGTLVYGSAAFKELLLSFPYLNSKEEKLENEWLAQLEDFASLDFKAIEPKLQQLNNHLILRSFVVGYALSTADIALWGALRGNRVAIGAIRKGTLINLTRWFNFLEELCPWAVAALEALNASAKEKRAAKAEGRGRHPFPSGAFWIPPHRTRQGRASERLLRPREEFQDAILEDLALMGIKPDKTSYSSDYFDELQQYAVQIIKDGNAYADDTDKETMASQRMNGEPSKRRDATVEENLARFEEMTKGTEEGARWCIRAKMSVDNPNKAMRDPVIYRCNPAPHHRTGTKYKAYPTYDFCCPIIDSLEGVTHALRTIEYRDRNPQYQWFLDTLKLRNVQIWDFARMNFVRTLLSKRKLTKLVEQGVVDGWSDPRFPTIRGIRRRGMTIPALREFILKQGPSRNIVNLDWTSFWATNKKYIDPVAPRHTAVLKKDAVKATIKGGPDSPYTQDKPKHNKNPDVGTKKVTYSSSILFDQEDAKSFKQDEEITLMNWGNAFVRKIVTDASGVVTELELDLNEKGDFKKTEKKVTWLSTDQDLVPVDLVDFDYLLNKDSMQEEDSLEDVLNPKTEFHEDAVADSNVALLAEGDIIQFERKGYYRLDKVASPGKPAVFFNIPSGKTGK; encoded by the exons ATGTCTCAATTCCAGCTGACTTTGGCTACCAAGGCCAACCAAGCTGCTTTGCTGCCCATCCTGCTCGTTGCAACTTCTGTCAACGAAGCCCGACCTGCCCCAGTTATTACCATCAATTATGAAGATGCCACAGTTCTCCCGCGGGGCGACAAGGAGATTGTCGAGTTTACCGCTGCCAACGGCACACTAGTCTACGGATCTGCTGCCTTcaaggagcttcttctcagcttcccTTATCTGAAcagcaaggaagagaagctg GAAAATGAATGGCTTGCTCAGCTGGAAGATTTTGCCTCGCTCGACTTCAAAGCCATTGAACCAAAACTCCAGCAACTCAACAACCACCTTATACTGCGATCGTTTGTCGTAGGGTACGCTCTTTCTACCGCCGACATTGCTCTCTGGGGTGCCCTCCGTGGAAACCGTGTCGCCATTGGTGCCATCCGGAAGGGAACATTGATTAACCTCACTCGCTGGTTCAACTTCTTGGAGGAGCTTTGCCCATGGGCTGTTGCTGCCTTGGAGGCTCTGAATGCCTCTgccaaggagaagagggccGCGAAGGCAGAAGGAAG GGGTCGTCACCCGTTTCCCTCCGGAGCCTTCTGGATACCTCCACATCGGACACGCCAAGGCCGCGCTTCTGAACGACTACTTCGCCCACGAGAA GAGTTTCAGGACGCTATCCTTGAGGATCTCGCCCTTATGGGCATCAAGCCTGACAAGACTAGTTACAGCAGTGACTACTTTGACGAACTCCAGCAGTACGCTGTCCAGATTATCAAGGACGGAAACGCCTACGCTGATGATACCGACAAGGAGACAATGGCTTCCCAGAGGATGAACGGCGAGCCCAGCAAGCGCCGCGATGCTACAGTTGAGGAGAATCTGGCTCGGTTCGAAGAGATGACCAAGGGCACCGAGGAGGGTGCCCGCTGGTGTATCCGTGCTAAGATGTCTGTTGACAACCCCAACAAGGCCATGCGCGACCCGGTTATCTACCGCTGCAACCCGGCCCCCCACCACCGCACTGGCACCAAGTACAAGGCTTATCCTACGTACGACTTCTGCTGCCCAATCATCGACTCTCTGGAGGGCGTTACGCACGCTCTTAGAACTATTGAGTACCGCGACCGCAACCCTCAGTACCAATGGTTCTTGGACACACTCAAGCTGCGTAATGTTCAGATCTGGGACTTTGCCCGAATGAACTTTGTCCGCACCCTACTTTCCAAGAGAAAGCTCACAAAGCTTGTCGAGCAGGGCGTTGTCGACGGCTGGTCGGACCCTCGCTTCCCCACAATCCGTGGTATCAGGCGCCGCGGAATGACCATCCCTGCTCTGCGTGAGTTTATCCTCAAGCAAGGTCCCAGCCGAAACATTGTCAACCTTGACTGGACCTCGTTCTGGGCCACCAACAAGAAGTACATTGACCCGGTCGCCCCCCGCCACACTGCTGtcctcaagaaggatgccgTGAAGGCGACTATCAAGGGAGGTCCCGATTCGCCATACACTCAGGACAAGCCTAAGCACAACAAGAATCCTGATGTGGGTACTAAGAAGGTGACCTACAGCAGCTCGATCCTCTTTGACCAGGAGGATGCCAAGAGCTTCAagcaggacgaggaaatcACGCTTATGAACTGGGGTAACGCCTTCGTCCGCAAGATAGTGACAGATGCCTCTGGTGTTGTTAccgagctggagctggaccTGAACGAGAAGGGTGACTTCAAGAAGACCGAGAAGAAGGTTACTTGGTTGTCTACCGACCAAGACCTGGTTCCCGTTGACCTTGTCGATTTTGACTACCTTCTCAACAAGGATTCcatgcaggaggaggacagTCTCGAGGACGTCTTGAACCCCAAGACCGAGTTCCACGAGGATGCCGTCGCCGACAGCAATGTCGCTCTCCTGGCTGAAGGTGATATCATTCAGTTCGAGCGCAAGGGGTACTATCGCCTGGACAAGGTTGCCTCACCTGGCAAGCCTGCTGTCTTCTTTAACATCCCCTCCGGTAAGACTGGTAAATAG